One Macadamia integrifolia cultivar HAES 741 unplaced genomic scaffold, SCU_Mint_v3 scaffold2242, whole genome shotgun sequence genomic window, TAGCTCTGAAGGCCGGTCCGACCCTAAAATTTTTCACTTTGAGTCAGGATTAAGGAGACTCAGGGTTGAGCTACAATTTTAagaaacctagcccaacccggccTGTTGCACCCTTACCTCAAACCTAGTAATTTCCTTTATCAAATCAGAATATGAAGACCCTAGCTGGCTAACCTTGAATAAAGAGGGAAAATTCAGCATTTCAGGTTTCATTGCAACATGCCCTAAAGCCGTGATTAGGTAGGTAGGTAGGTCAGTAGGTCACACCCACTAGGCCACTATAACAACAGGGGAAGCCAGCTAAGAAGAACAATATTATTAGGGCTGCCAGGTCAGCTACCAGGTAGAGCCCTTTTTATGATTCTACCACCTCATCATTGGATAAGGACTAACAGTTTATTAATATGTTtcacaagaaaaatgaaaacagaacacaaaaatcaaaacccaagtaCTTCAGTACCTTGCCTAGAGGAGGATCCCAAGGAGTTTTCTAATTGAAAATATCCCAATCTTATAATCCCAACACTTTATCTCAGACACCAAATTACAAGGTCTAGTGGTTGCTAGCTAGGAGGCTCGGGTCGTAGTCtctcaatccttactatgtatACGTTTAGTAAGTTTTCCGACGTTGAGTCAAATTAAATCACAGTCCACTCTATTCTTTCATTGGCCAATTCCTTTAAATTTCAACCTTGCAACCATATTTCTCATGGAACCCAAAGTGAATcaatctctcccccttttatcATTTTCAGCTCGGAAAGATTTTGGTAGTCTGCCTTTTCATGCTTTAACACCTACAGCACTAAAAGATTTTGGCAGCGGCCTTTTCATGCCTCAACATTTACAGCTCTGAAAGATTTTGGTAATCTGCCTTGTCATGCATCTCAAAAGatgtcttgttttttttttttttttttttctcacattATAAATGCTGCTCCACGTTTTTCCACACACCTTGTCTTCAAGTAACCCACGATCTGGAGGAGCTCACAAAATCCACCTTTCCAACCCATAAAGTGAGGAAAAAAAGCCCCAAAGCCCAAAGGTGTCTCAGCTTTTCTCAGTACAGAAAGAAGACTCATCAGCTCCTTTGCTCTACAAATATCTCcccaccaaccccccccccccccaaaaaaaaaggcacagATGATATTCCCCAGTTTATATTTTTCTGGTGGGTCCTTCCAGTTTACAATTATTATAACTAGAGCAGATATGTTTCagattcagatttttttttgtatggaaAGATTCAGATATAGGGATATAGATGCAAATCAACTCAAATTCGGACCTCGAGATCATTCACTACTTGACTAGAGCTATCTTGGCTTTATCCCTCATTCTCTCGAATTTATCAAATTTTCAAGGACCCTTGAGATCATTAGCTACTTAAGTTTTATTATCAGTTCAATATCTATTCAAATTAGATGGATTTGGATCTAAATAATACTACATTTTCAGAATTTAGATCTAAATAATACCCTCTGCCAGAACTCAGATATCTCTACACAGATATAGATGCGAATTGAGTTTGGATCGTTGATCATCCATATACATCTACTAGTATCTCTCATGACAAACCAAAATAGATTCTTGACTGACTTGTATCTCTCATGTCATAAAAACTCTCAAAATCCCTCCACATGGAGAGCTTTATCACACACAAGAACCCCAACAGACCAAAAACTGCTACATAGCTAGCAATGCCAATGAATAGATTTCAATATCCCAAGTGGTCCAAGTGGATCATAATATAGAACCAAAACAATATAGAATATGATGTGTTCTGCAGCTATGTTTGATTCTTAATCTTGAGTTTGGAGGATTGTACCATAAATATCattgaagaaactcaaaaggaCTATATCATATTATCATATAACATTACTTTCTATAGCATTATTGAATCAAACAAAAGAGAGAACATATAAActaagaaaacagaaaaaagaagggaCGGTTTCTACTCTACTAACCTACTTTCtgcctttctccctttctccctttctccctAACAGCTCAGTTCTTTTTCTCTATTCCCCCACACGGTTAAAAATaccaccacccccaccaaaatttgaaagttgaaatttgaaatcCCAAACAGCCCCTTAGCCCCCTCTACCCTATGATCCTATCTCTCTgcacagaaaaaaaaactcaaaatcctTCTTTTGTCAGTTAAGCTTTTCCTtctgatcctcatcttcttcctttctgcACTTCTCTGGCATCTCACAACCCTCCTTTGGAGATTCCAAGGCCCTCTTTTCCTGCTCCTCCACTTCCATTTCCATCGAATTCTTCTCCCTTGCCGCTCCTTCAGCATGATTCCTTTCTGCCCTGTTCTTCAATTCCTCCAACAATTCAAACAGAGCTTTCCCATTATCACGTCTGTTCTTGATCAAGACCTCACTTATGTCAGCTGGAGTCATCTGGGCTTCATCAATTACCTCCTctaatttcatcaaaatcccATCTTCCAAATCTCCAGAACCCATTCCCAAgtaatttttcagaagaatcttcaGTGCAGGGAAAGAGCAGAAACTCATATAGATATGCATATCCATACGCCCACTTCGCAGCAATGCAGGGTCAAGCTTCTCGATGTGATTCGTCGTGAACACGAAAATCCTTTCACTACCACAACACGACCACAACCCATCTGTGAAATTAAGTAAACCAGAAAGCGTAATCGAATTTCCCCCATCTTCACCAGACCCACCACGCGGATCGGGTGCCAGAGGATCTTGGTAGGCAGCTCTCTTTCCAGATGCAGGTTTAGTCCGATTCGTGAAATTGATGGAGCAATCAATGTCTTCGATCACGATAATCGATTTCGATGTCGTCTTCATTAGTAGCTTCCGAAGCTCTGAATTGTTATGGACTTCGGTGAGTTCAAGATCATAGATATCATAACCCAAGTAATTAGCCATGGCTGCAATCATACTTGATTTCCCTGTACCAGGAGGGCCATATAGAAGGTACCCTCTCTTCCACGCTCTCCCTGTGTTCTGATAAAACGATTGCCCATCAGCAAAATCTCGAAGATCCGCCATTATTTCAGCTTTTTTTGCAGGGTCCATGGCCAATGTATCAAAAGTACTTGGATGCTTGAATGGCACAGCTTCCCATGGATGACCCCTCGAATCAAGAGCTCCACCTCGAGAATTTGTATACAGAAGTCGAtcttgattttttcttctgatctCATTGGCCTTCTCCATGATATAATCAAGATAAGAATCAAGGATCAAGGCCTTATCTTTCTTATTGATTCGAAGAGTGAAGCCTCTCTTCTCATCAGGGATAGGTCTCCAAACGTAGGTCTGAGATTGTCTTTGTGTGACCACATGCTCCCACGTTGCTGTGACGCCATTGAATGTGTCAACCAAGCAATCGTTGTTTGATAGCCCAAATGTGAAAGCACTTGAATTTCTGGCTCGAGTGAGGCTCAATCTGTTGCCTGTGATTGAAGCAGAGCTGCTGAGGTAGAGTTGAACTGCATTGTACAACTCGTTTGTGTTGACACCATCGATCTCTGTGATGTCAAAGTAGCAGTAAGAGGAGAACCATTGGAAGGTACGATTCAAGAGCTTCAGGAGGGTAAATCGCAGCTCTGGCGGGAACAAGGAATGTAGGATTCCTTGGGAGAAGGCCAATAGACCCATCAAAGAAGCCAGAGATGTCCAAAACtccttcatttctctctctctaattttttcTCCGATGGATTTGTTGCAGAGGAACTAAAAAAGGGTCGGGGAGTTTGGGGAGAATGGGTGAAGATGTCAAAgatttaaagagaaaaattgatcaattttggGGTCTGGAAAGatggattttttaattttcaactttctgAAGGCTTTCTATGaagattgagacttgagagagagagagagagggagtgggGTTTGATGAATAAAGGAAATCTCAAAGAAGGAAAAGCGACAAGGGCTTTGAAGGAGGAACGAGATTGGCTGTCTAGTGAGAATATGAGTGGATGAAAACAGGAAAGATGAAACggaagaaatatgaaaaagggAATTGAGTTGGCAGAcaggagaagatgagagagactGAGGTCAGTATTTTCATGGCTAATAGAGGTTTCGATTTACAGCTCTAAATACTTTCTATTGATATACAGGAACTGTTGCCTTACTGTGAAGAACTTGGATTGTGAAATGTGAAGGGATGATATTTCAATATCTTGGAAAGAGACAATAAATGAGGCTGGAAATTCAGCGTTTTCTGCAGGTATGTAGATGGAAACAGTAATTAAAATGGCAAATATGGAGATTTCCCAAGTGTAACCTCACAAAACATGTGCATGTGACATGGCAAAATCAACTGAAAAGAAAGTAGCCAGAGAGAGAATCCATTGATTTTATTCAAAACCCAATTAGTACAAGTAATAAagtcatgagagagagagagaggtggccTACATTTCAGACTAGGCCATTGGTCCCAAGGACCCTCTTGTGCCTTTCCATTAGATTCTCTTTTTCACAATCAGAAAAGCCTTTCTGGCCCTTTCTTCCTCAGGGTTTCTGGACTTCTGCAGGAACATGGACCCCTTTGGAAATCCCTTCATCAAATCAACCACTGCTGTTGGCCTGTTCCTATACTGCCCACAACTCACTCACAAGTTACCTCTCTTCGTTCGAAGCAGAGAGATCAGGAGGGATTGGAAATCGTGTTACAAATAAATGGAGAAAGATCTTTtcaagactctctctctctctctctctctctctctctctctcctttcttggTTACCAAGCTTCCCAGCCCACTTTTAAGGCTTAAAACTTGGGTCCTTTAgggtctctctccctctcccatagGTAGGTTTCATAAATAATGGGTTATGTCTTGAACGTTAGGACAAGCCCTATTAAAAGTTTTGGTATCTTCCTTTGCCAATTCCAATTTTTAATTACAGATTTCAACTTTTTAAGCATAGCCCATTAAAGATCTGACACTAAAGAATAAGTATTAATTTAAGTGTTCAGTTAAAACTAGTTAATCTTCCACCAACTATTCATTAATAAAATTCATTATCCAGTGCATCATCTCCAAGAGATCCTCCTGCAATGGTGGTAAGGTAATTGCCATTATAATCAATCTTTTTCAGAGTTTCAAATCTCATTCCGAAGAGTTTTTTTGGATCCATAATCCTTTGGGGGTTTCTTCCCCTGACGCTCTCATCATTGTCTACAGGCAAAACCCATGCAAGGAAGTAAAGCTCAAGTAGCAAGAAAACCTCATGCAGACCACCACAGCATGGCCCTCCTGTATGGCCGTATCAGAGCTATCCAATTCTACCCTTGTTACCGTACAAGTTACAACTTCTGACccacaaacaaacaaaattaaacaaaacaaaacaaaacagggAAGAAAACAAGAAGTTTTGATTGGTTCTCAGTGGTATctgaagaaattgatttgttaAGCTGCATTTGGTCCTAGAAACTTgtgacattttctttttcttgcctttCACAACACACATTAGTGGTCTGAGGCTCTGAGCTGATGTGAGAAGGTGACATAATTTGAAAGCTATAACTCCATAGCCACCATGAAAGACTCTTAAGGAGGTCAGATATGGCAGAAACGCCTATTTTTCAAGTTTCTACAGCCAATATTAATGAAATAGGGACCAATTAATAGTGGAAACCTTTTTTTTCCGGCAAACCAACATTCAAAGATGGGAATgtctaaaaatcataaaatcacACCCCTACAGATCTATCTCTTAAAATTATACATCTTTCTTTTGAGTATCTTTTTCTAATTCTAATAAGGttctttaccagaaaaaaagaatttctattattattttttaattataaaagaaGTTGAAAGCAGTTTACATTCACCCACACCCCACATTATTCCCTCGATCAAGGGGTCTGGGTAGGTTGCAGATGATATAAAAAGGAATAGGTGGAGGTATTATCAACTTCGTAGTTTGTACCATAAGGAGAATGACATTTattatcgattttttttttttttgagaaagttTTCCAAGTTCTTCACCCAGGTTGGAGGAAacctttttcccatatttttttttttaagtaatttGAAGTAATTGTCGTGTTATCTCGTTATCAAAAGCTATCATTTGTCTCACTTATTTGTCGACTACATAAATGAAATTATAAGATAtacatttattgaaaaataatattatataaaaataaaattacaaattatttgacaccttaagaggttttaataaaaaaaaatcttgtcatGTTATCTCATTATCAAAAGTTGTTATTTGTCTCACATATTTTGTCGATTACATATGTGAAATCATAGGATAtacttttattgaaaatttattattattaagagaacatgcaaaataaaatttaccaaattatttgacaccttaagaggttttaattaaaaaaaaaaatcccttcaaagacattaaataaatagaaaatatgaataGATGTATCTAAGGAGGTGTTAGTAGATTTAGTTTCtaataaatacataaaaaaaaaaaataaggcgtaattatcactcccctcccctaaacTATGGGGAAATATCAAGTTTCCCTTACGTTTTTCCATAAATATCACTAACCTCCCCATAAATAGAAAGATTCTATCTAGCGTACCGAGCTGTTTGAAATGGCTGTTAAGTCagtctattttttttataatccccAAACTACCCCTTACGagttaaaaccccaaaatacccttaatgaACTAAAGCACCCCTTTCCCTTCTCTGAGATTGGTTGAAACCCCTTCCCCCCTTGGTCGATCAAAACACCTACAACTCCTCTCTCTAGTTTGAATCCTTCGATCATTTGAAA contains:
- the LOC122066122 gene encoding AAA-ATPase At5g57480-like produces the protein MKEFWTSLASLMGLLAFSQGILHSLFPPELRFTLLKLLNRTFQWFSSYCYFDITEIDGVNTNELYNAVQLYLSSSASITGNRLSLTRARNSSAFTFGLSNNDCLVDTFNGVTATWEHVVTQRQSQTYVWRPIPDEKRGFTLRINKKDKALILDSYLDYIMEKANEIRRKNQDRLLYTNSRGGALDSRGHPWEAVPFKHPSTFDTLAMDPAKKAEIMADLRDFADGQSFYQNTGRAWKRGYLLYGPPGTGKSSMIAAMANYLGYDIYDLELTEVHNNSELRKLLMKTTSKSIIVIEDIDCSINFTNRTKPASGKRAAYQDPLAPDPRGGSGEDGGNSITLSGLLNFTDGLWSCCGSERIFVFTTNHIEKLDPALLRSGRMDMHIYMSFCSFPALKILLKNYLGMGSGDLEDGILMKLEEVIDEAQMTPADISEVLIKNRRDNGKALFELLEELKNRAERNHAEGAAREKNSMEMEVEEQEKRALESPKEGCEMPEKCRKEEDEDQKEKLN